Proteins found in one Erythrobacter sp. 3-20A1M genomic segment:
- a CDS encoding SPOR domain-containing protein translates to MRWFANRAHGRLHERRVTWQDALSPTGLTAKWKQARGIHRVRTGPYATRGKAEAALAKVRAAGYSDARVFTAG, encoded by the coding sequence GTGAGGTGGTTTGCTAACCGCGCTCATGGCCGCCTGCACGAGCGGCGGGTGACGTGGCAAGACGCGCTATCGCCGACCGGATTGACGGCTAAGTGGAAGCAAGCGAGGGGCATCCATCGCGTCCGCACCGGCCCCTACGCAACCCGTGGAAAGGCCGAAGCGGCGCTCGCCAAGGTGCGGGCGGCAGGCTATAGCGACGCCCGCGTGTTTACAGCAGGTTGA
- a CDS encoding universal stress protein, which yields MRTFLVIIDETEEARKALRYASRRAEATHGTVQILALVEPQSFNAFGGVQATIEKEARDRAEAIATSAAGNLFSESGRMPAISVEVGDGNTVVRGYLETHPEVTMLVLSAAAEGAPGPLVSHFSQIVGALSCPVVFLPGRLSFEEIDRLSE from the coding sequence TTGCGGACATTCCTTGTCATCATCGACGAGACCGAAGAGGCGCGAAAGGCACTGCGCTATGCCAGCAGGCGCGCCGAGGCGACGCACGGTACGGTGCAGATCCTTGCGCTGGTCGAGCCACAGAGCTTCAACGCGTTCGGCGGCGTGCAGGCCACGATCGAGAAGGAGGCGCGCGACCGGGCGGAGGCGATCGCCACTAGCGCGGCGGGCAATCTCTTTTCCGAAAGCGGTCGCATGCCCGCGATCAGCGTGGAGGTGGGCGACGGCAATACGGTGGTGCGCGGCTATCTCGAGACGCACCCAGAAGTCACCATGCTGGTGCTGAGCGCCGCGGCCGAAGGCGCGCCGGGGCCGCTGGTCTCGCATTTCTCGCAGATCGTCGGCGCGCTGTCGTGTCCGGTGGTGTTCCTGCCCGGCCGTCTCAGCTTCGAGGAAATCGACCGCCTTTCGGAGTAG
- a CDS encoding acyl-CoA thioesterase — protein MPDPSPLIRVTAMPTDMNPYGGVFGGWLMSQMALGAGSLASRIGEGRANVVAATDFGFPAAMALGDELSVYCEVEREGNTSITIAAEGIARERHGEATKLVCKGTFVFVLTHDDGTPRPVRAAGAAALDGAND, from the coding sequence ATGCCTGACCCCAGCCCCCTCATCCGCGTCACCGCGATGCCGACCGACATGAACCCCTATGGCGGGGTGTTCGGCGGGTGGTTGATGAGCCAGATGGCGCTTGGCGCGGGCAGTCTTGCCAGCCGGATCGGCGAGGGCCGGGCAAATGTCGTCGCGGCCACCGATTTCGGCTTTCCCGCCGCGATGGCGCTGGGCGACGAGCTGTCGGTCTATTGCGAGGTCGAGCGCGAGGGCAACACCTCCATCACCATCGCCGCCGAGGGGATCGCGCGCGAGCGCCATGGCGAGGCGACCAAGCTGGTGTGCAAAGGCACCTTCGTGTTCGTCCTGACCCATGACGACGGCACCCCTCGCCCGGTGCGCGCGGCAGGCGCGGCGGCGCTGGACGGGGCGAACGATTGA
- the tmk gene encoding dTMP kinase has product MTPGRFIALEGGEGSGKSTQARLLADRLQDAGVAVVMTREPGGTPGAEAIRTLLLDPPGKGWGARAEALLFAAARADHVERLIRPSLAAGKWVVCDRFIDSSRAYQGGAGGLGDAAIVSLHGFGSEGLRPDLTLLLQVSAASATTRLAQRDGGRSDAIGGRDAAYHAAVASSFAEIAEIEPTTTVQIDAEADPATVADRIWTVVAPLTEGSR; this is encoded by the coding sequence ATGACGCCCGGACGGTTCATCGCCTTAGAAGGGGGAGAGGGGTCGGGTAAATCGACGCAGGCGAGGCTGCTGGCCGATCGGTTGCAGGATGCGGGCGTCGCCGTCGTCATGACCCGCGAGCCCGGTGGTACGCCGGGTGCGGAGGCCATTCGCACGCTGCTCCTCGATCCACCGGGGAAAGGGTGGGGCGCGCGGGCCGAGGCGCTGCTGTTCGCCGCCGCACGGGCAGACCATGTCGAACGGCTGATCCGCCCATCGCTGGCGGCGGGAAAATGGGTCGTATGCGACCGCTTCATCGATTCGAGCCGTGCCTATCAGGGCGGCGCCGGCGGCCTGGGTGACGCGGCGATAGTCAGTCTCCACGGCTTCGGAAGCGAGGGGCTGCGGCCCGATCTCACCCTACTCCTGCAAGTTTCAGCAGCCAGCGCGACGACGCGCCTGGCGCAGCGGGACGGCGGGCGTTCGGATGCCATCGGCGGGCGCGATGCCGCCTACCATGCTGCCGTCGCCTCGTCCTTCGCCGAGATCGCGGAAATTGAGCCGACCACGACCGTGCAGATCGACGCAGAAGCGGACCCCGCGACTGTGGCCGACCGGATATGGACCGTCGTCGCGCCTCTGACAGAGGGCAGCCGGTGA
- the lpdA gene encoding dihydrolipoyl dehydrogenase, which yields MADQYDVIVLGSGPGGYVAAIRCAQLGLKTAIVERELLGGICLNWGCIPTKALLRSAEIKHYMDHAKDYGLKVAGEIEADLEAVVKRSRGVAKQLNQGVTHLMKKNKIAVHMGEGTLTGPTSLTVKGEKSEEKLTAKHIIVATGARARDLPFAKADGKRVWTYRHAMTPPEMPKKLLVIGSGAIGIEFASFYNDMGADVTVVEMLDRIVPVEDKDVSTFLEKSLTKQGMTIMTGAGVEEIKVSGSGVKAKIKAKDGKVSETEFSHCIVAIGIVPNTENIGAEKLVEMERGFIQIDDYGRTKSKGLWAIGDCTPGPWLAHKASHEGVTTAEAIAQELGNKDVHPHPLDRANIPGCTYCHPQIASVGLTEEKAKEAGYEVKAGTFPFIGNGKAIALGEAEGFTKTVFDAKTGELLGAHMVGAEVTEMIQGFVVGKTLETTEAELMGTIFPHPTISESMHESVLAAYGRALHI from the coding sequence ATGGCTGACCAATACGACGTCATCGTTCTCGGCTCCGGACCCGGTGGCTATGTCGCCGCGATCCGCTGTGCGCAGCTGGGGCTGAAGACCGCGATCGTGGAACGCGAACTGCTTGGCGGGATCTGTCTCAACTGGGGCTGCATCCCGACCAAGGCGCTGCTGCGTTCGGCCGAGATCAAGCACTACATGGATCACGCCAAGGATTACGGCCTGAAGGTCGCAGGCGAGATCGAGGCCGATCTGGAAGCTGTGGTGAAGCGCAGCCGCGGCGTCGCCAAGCAGCTCAACCAGGGTGTCACGCACCTGATGAAGAAGAACAAGATCGCGGTCCACATGGGCGAGGGCACGCTGACCGGCCCGACCTCTCTCACCGTCAAGGGCGAGAAGAGCGAGGAGAAGCTGACCGCCAAGCACATCATCGTCGCCACCGGCGCGCGGGCGCGCGACCTGCCCTTCGCCAAGGCGGACGGCAAGCGCGTGTGGACCTATCGCCACGCGATGACGCCGCCCGAAATGCCCAAGAAGCTGCTGGTGATCGGCAGCGGTGCGATCGGAATCGAGTTCGCGAGCTTCTACAACGACATGGGCGCGGATGTGACCGTGGTCGAGATGCTCGACCGCATCGTCCCGGTGGAGGACAAGGACGTCTCGACCTTCCTCGAAAAGAGCCTGACCAAGCAGGGCATGACGATCATGACCGGCGCGGGCGTGGAGGAGATCAAGGTTTCGGGCAGCGGCGTGAAGGCGAAGATCAAGGCGAAGGACGGCAAGGTTTCGGAAACCGAGTTCTCCCACTGCATCGTCGCCATCGGCATCGTGCCGAATACCGAGAACATCGGGGCCGAAAAGCTGGTCGAGATGGAGCGCGGCTTCATCCAGATCGACGATTACGGGCGCACCAAGTCCAAGGGGTTGTGGGCGATCGGCGACTGCACGCCCGGCCCGTGGCTGGCGCACAAGGCGAGCCATGAAGGTGTCACCACGGCGGAGGCGATCGCGCAGGAGCTGGGCAACAAGGACGTTCATCCGCACCCGCTCGACCGGGCGAACATCCCGGGCTGCACCTATTGCCATCCGCAGATCGCCAGCGTCGGCCTCACTGAGGAAAAGGCGAAGGAAGCGGGTTACGAGGTCAAAGCGGGCACCTTCCCCTTCATCGGCAATGGCAAGGCGATCGCGCTGGGCGAGGCGGAAGGCTTCACCAAGACGGTGTTCGATGCAAAGACCGGCGAGCTGCTGGGCGCGCATATGGTCGGTGCGGAAGTGACCGAGATGATCCAGGGCTTCGTGGTCGGCAAGACGCTGGAGACCACGGAAGCCGAGCTGATGGGCACGATCTTCCCGCACCCGACGATCTCGGAATCGATGCACGAAAGCGTCCTCGCTGCATACGGGCGCGCGCTGCATATCTGA
- the rnr gene encoding ribonuclease R, with protein sequence MTQQKNAKHSHGKPQGLPTREQILEFIQTSDTPAGKREIAKAFGLKGQEKIALKKRLKDMAEEGLIDGKKTAYHRMGGVPKVTVLKVVEIDDGDIFAEPENWNPDDGSKPPRLLVVEDRGGRGKGQKKTKGMPALKRGDRILARNEETDRGWRAHPMKKLPARTEGMMGVVEIDGSGKAWLAPIDKKVRNASPIRDIGGAEEGQLVLAEPAGRGARAGVNVTEVVGDPLEPKSFSLIAIAKHGIRHVFSEEVLEEAERAAKLPLHADKREDLRNVPIVAIDPADARDHDDAIWAEPDGNGGFNAIVAIADVSYYVRPGGQIDREARKRGNSVYFPDRVVPMLPEVLSADVCSLKADQDRAAMACHLHISPEGKITKWRFTRAIVRLAHNIAYEDAQAAIDDGSASDELKNLWAAWKALFAAREARDPLDLDLPERRVVLDDKGKIAEIAVRERLDAHRVVEDFMIAANVAAAKALEAKTAPVVYRIHEPPSREKLIALRDFLATQDKKLALGQVITPTLFNRFLKDVTDEAEKALLMEAVLRSQTQAYYGPQNAGHFGLSLGSYAHFTSPIRRYADLLVHRALVDAYGLEQPAPPGSLPDTSGLSERDRTKLNEITDAISQAERRAMEAERDTIDRYVAAYLAEKVGQEFDTRITGVQGFGFFATILGFGGDGLVPVSTLGREYFHYDEAAQALIGSDTGTRYEVGQRLRLKLAESNPLTGALKFDVPDSDGGKIEPRGDRPPARKKGGPPKGKGTGRRDGKGPPKHAQGKRGRPGNIRHQGRKKK encoded by the coding sequence ATGACACAACAGAAAAACGCAAAGCACTCGCACGGCAAGCCCCAGGGCCTGCCGACGCGCGAGCAGATACTCGAATTCATCCAGACCTCCGATACCCCGGCCGGCAAGCGCGAGATCGCGAAGGCCTTCGGTCTGAAGGGACAGGAGAAGATCGCGCTCAAGAAGCGCCTCAAGGACATGGCCGAGGAAGGCCTGATCGACGGCAAGAAGACCGCCTATCATCGCATGGGCGGTGTTCCGAAAGTGACGGTGCTCAAGGTCGTCGAGATCGACGATGGCGATATCTTCGCCGAGCCCGAGAACTGGAACCCGGACGACGGCTCCAAACCGCCGCGCCTGCTGGTGGTCGAAGACAGGGGCGGTCGCGGCAAGGGCCAGAAGAAAACCAAGGGTATGCCCGCCCTCAAGCGCGGCGACCGCATCCTTGCGCGCAACGAAGAAACCGATCGCGGCTGGCGCGCCCACCCGATGAAGAAGCTGCCCGCCCGAACCGAAGGAATGATGGGTGTGGTCGAGATCGACGGCAGCGGGAAAGCGTGGCTTGCACCGATCGACAAGAAGGTGCGCAATGCCTCCCCCATCCGCGACATCGGCGGGGCGGAGGAAGGTCAGCTGGTCCTGGCCGAACCCGCCGGGCGCGGAGCACGCGCGGGGGTAAATGTCACCGAAGTGGTGGGCGATCCGCTCGAGCCGAAAAGCTTCAGCCTGATCGCGATCGCCAAGCACGGCATCCGCCATGTTTTCTCCGAAGAGGTGCTGGAGGAGGCCGAGCGCGCAGCCAAACTGCCGCTGCACGCGGACAAGCGCGAGGACCTGCGCAACGTGCCGATCGTCGCGATCGACCCCGCCGACGCGCGCGACCACGACGATGCCATCTGGGCGGAGCCCGACGGCAATGGCGGCTTCAACGCCATCGTCGCCATCGCCGATGTCAGCTATTACGTGCGGCCCGGCGGCCAGATCGACCGTGAGGCGAGGAAGCGCGGCAATTCGGTCTATTTCCCGGACCGCGTGGTACCGATGCTGCCCGAAGTGCTGAGCGCCGACGTCTGTTCGTTGAAGGCGGATCAGGACCGTGCGGCGATGGCGTGCCACCTGCATATCTCGCCGGAAGGCAAGATAACCAAGTGGCGCTTCACCCGCGCGATCGTGCGGCTCGCGCACAATATCGCCTACGAAGATGCGCAGGCCGCGATCGACGACGGCTCGGCGTCGGACGAGCTCAAGAACCTGTGGGCGGCGTGGAAGGCGCTGTTCGCGGCCCGCGAGGCCCGCGATCCGCTCGATCTGGACCTGCCGGAGCGCCGCGTGGTGCTCGACGACAAGGGCAAGATCGCCGAGATCGCGGTGCGCGAGCGGCTCGATGCCCACCGGGTGGTGGAGGATTTCATGATCGCGGCCAATGTCGCGGCGGCCAAGGCGCTGGAAGCGAAGACCGCTCCCGTGGTCTATCGCATCCACGAACCGCCGAGCCGCGAGAAGCTGATCGCACTGCGCGATTTTCTCGCCACGCAGGACAAGAAGCTGGCGCTGGGCCAGGTCATCACGCCGACGCTGTTCAACCGCTTCCTGAAGGACGTGACGGACGAGGCGGAGAAGGCGCTGTTGATGGAGGCGGTGCTGCGCAGCCAGACGCAGGCCTATTACGGGCCGCAGAACGCGGGCCATTTCGGCCTGTCGCTCGGCAGCTACGCGCATTTCACCTCGCCGATCCGCCGCTATGCCGACCTGCTGGTCCACCGCGCGCTGGTCGATGCCTACGGGCTGGAGCAACCGGCGCCGCCGGGCTCGCTGCCCGATACCAGCGGGCTGTCGGAGCGCGACCGTACCAAGCTGAACGAGATCACCGACGCGATCAGCCAGGCGGAGCGCCGCGCGATGGAGGCGGAGCGCGATACCATCGACCGCTACGTTGCCGCCTATCTCGCCGAGAAGGTCGGCCAGGAATTCGACACGCGCATCACGGGCGTGCAGGGCTTCGGGTTCTTCGCCACCATCCTGGGATTCGGTGGGGACGGGCTGGTGCCGGTCTCCACGTTAGGTCGCGAATATTTCCATTACGACGAGGCCGCGCAGGCGCTGATCGGCTCGGACACCGGCACGCGCTACGAGGTGGGGCAGCGGCTGCGGCTGAAGCTCGCCGAATCGAACCCGCTGACCGGCGCTCTCAAATTCGACGTGCCCGACAGCGATGGCGGCAAGATCGAACCGCGCGGCGATCGCCCACCCGCTCGCAAGAAGGGTGGTCCGCCCAAAGGCAAAGGGACGGGCAGGAGGGATGGCAAGGGCCCGCCAAAGCACGCGCAGGGCAAGCGCGGTCGCCCCGGCAATATCCGGCACCAGGGGCGCAAGAAGAAGTAG
- a CDS encoding pyruvate dehydrogenase complex dihydrolipoamide acetyltransferase — translation MPTPIKMPALSPTMEEGTLAKWLVGVGDKVEAGDIMAEIETDKATMEFEAVDEGTIASIEVDEGTEGVAVGTVIAMLAGEGEDVEEAANAAPSGESEDSDDEGKGDRQAPADRTTAKDAKDAKPASAKTQELPQSAPAPKVDSDRIIASPLAKRIAEQEGIDLAEVTGSGPNGRIVKADLEGAKKGEAKPAKAATKSDGTGEMEQPRTPAKTPAESEYGAPYEEEKLSNVRKVIARRLTESKQQVPHYYLSIDIRLDPLLDLRKQLNAGLEADGVKLSVNDLLIKALARALMRVPDCNVSYQGDTLHRYSRADVSVAVAAPSGLITPIITEADSKGLAKISTQMKELAGKARDGKLQPHEYQGGTASLSNLGMFGIKQFDAVINPPQAMIMAVGAGEQRPYVVDGALAVATVMTASGSFDHRAIDGATGAQLMEAFKSLVENPMGLVV, via the coding sequence ATGCCCACACCGATCAAGATGCCCGCCCTGTCCCCCACCATGGAGGAGGGGACGCTCGCCAAGTGGCTCGTCGGCGTGGGCGACAAGGTCGAGGCCGGGGACATCATGGCCGAGATCGAGACCGACAAGGCGACCATGGAGTTCGAGGCGGTCGACGAAGGCACTATTGCCAGCATTGAAGTGGACGAGGGGACCGAGGGCGTGGCCGTCGGCACCGTGATTGCGATGCTCGCAGGCGAGGGCGAAGACGTGGAGGAAGCGGCGAACGCCGCGCCGTCCGGCGAGAGCGAGGATAGCGACGACGAGGGGAAGGGCGACCGTCAGGCACCCGCCGACCGCACCACCGCGAAGGACGCGAAGGATGCGAAGCCCGCCTCCGCAAAGACGCAGGAACTGCCGCAATCGGCCCCCGCGCCGAAGGTGGACAGCGACCGCATCATCGCCTCCCCGCTCGCGAAGCGGATCGCGGAGCAGGAGGGCATCGACCTCGCCGAGGTGACCGGCTCCGGTCCCAATGGCCGGATCGTGAAAGCGGACCTCGAAGGTGCCAAGAAAGGCGAAGCGAAGCCAGCGAAAGCCGCGACGAAATCCGACGGCACCGGCGAGATGGAGCAGCCGCGCACCCCGGCGAAGACTCCGGCCGAGAGCGAGTACGGCGCACCTTACGAGGAAGAGAAGCTTTCCAACGTGCGCAAGGTCATCGCCCGCCGCCTGACCGAGAGTAAGCAGCAGGTCCCGCACTACTACCTGTCGATCGACATCCGGCTCGACCCGCTGCTGGACCTCAGGAAGCAGCTCAATGCCGGGCTGGAAGCGGACGGGGTGAAGCTGTCGGTCAATGACCTGCTGATCAAGGCGCTGGCCCGCGCGCTGATGCGCGTGCCCGATTGCAATGTCAGCTATCAGGGCGACACGCTCCACCGCTACAGCCGCGCGGATGTTTCCGTGGCGGTCGCCGCGCCCAGCGGTCTCATCACCCCGATCATCACCGAGGCGGACAGCAAGGGGCTGGCGAAGATCAGCACCCAGATGAAGGAGCTGGCGGGCAAGGCGCGCGACGGGAAGCTGCAACCGCACGAATACCAGGGTGGCACCGCCAGCCTCTCCAATCTCGGCATGTTCGGGATCAAGCAGTTCGACGCGGTAATCAATCCGCCGCAGGCAATGATCATGGCCGTCGGCGCGGGCGAGCAGCGCCCCTATGTGGTCGACGGCGCGCTGGCGGTCGCCACCGTGATGACCGCATCGGGCAGCTTCGACCACCGCGCCATCGACGGCGCCACCGGCGCGCAGCTGATGGAGGCGTTCAAGAGCCTCGTGGAGAACCCGATGGGGCTGGTGGTTTGA
- a CDS encoding DNA polymerase III subunit delta' → MTQPGHEAAWREWNAARSGARMHHAWILAGKQGLGKRAFANAAARSLVGAEEGTQHPDILTLTHPPKDDKEDRKRADGKPYERARSIRIAQIREMQRRLATRPTLGERRAIVIDPADDLERNAANALLKSLEEPPQGTFFLLVSHRPARLLPTIRSRCRILRFAPVGEDAILAFLAEAAPQSDEAARRAAAAGAGGSPGAALTFIEQELAPVEELMRCLVREGDRDFALRGRLVDAIGNRPDRTRLQAIFDLSRNVLRDEAVGAQGPTLAAVADAHAAMVALAAQAPTYNFDPGFLSTEIGGLLASAAGHRSTADV, encoded by the coding sequence GTGACGCAGCCAGGCCACGAAGCCGCCTGGCGCGAATGGAACGCAGCCCGTTCGGGCGCGCGGATGCATCATGCCTGGATACTCGCGGGCAAGCAGGGGCTCGGGAAGCGAGCCTTTGCGAACGCGGCCGCGCGGTCGCTGGTGGGCGCGGAAGAGGGCACGCAGCATCCCGACATCCTTACGCTCACCCACCCGCCGAAGGACGACAAGGAAGACCGCAAGCGCGCGGACGGCAAGCCTTACGAACGCGCGCGCAGCATTCGCATCGCCCAGATCCGCGAGATGCAGCGGCGGCTGGCGACCCGGCCGACCCTGGGCGAGCGCCGCGCGATCGTGATCGATCCCGCCGACGATCTGGAGCGCAACGCGGCGAACGCCCTGCTCAAGAGCCTGGAGGAACCGCCGCAGGGCACGTTTTTCCTGCTGGTGTCGCATCGCCCGGCGCGGCTCCTTCCCACCATCAGGTCGCGATGCCGTATCCTGCGCTTCGCCCCGGTCGGCGAAGACGCCATACTCGCTTTCCTGGCCGAAGCCGCGCCCCAATCCGACGAAGCGGCGCGGCGGGCGGCGGCGGCCGGTGCGGGCGGCTCCCCCGGCGCGGCGCTTACTTTCATCGAGCAGGAGCTGGCTCCGGTCGAGGAGCTGATGCGCTGCCTGGTGCGCGAGGGCGACCGTGATTTCGCGCTGCGCGGCAGGCTGGTGGACGCGATCGGCAATCGGCCCGACCGCACGCGGCTGCAGGCGATATTCGACCTCTCGCGCAACGTCTTGCGGGACGAGGCCGTCGGCGCGCAGGGTCCGACGCTCGCCGCCGTGGCGGATGCGCACGCCGCCATGGTCGCCCTGGCGGCCCAGGCCCCGACCTACAATTTCGACCCCGGCTTCCTGTCGACCGAAATCGGCGGGTTGCTCGCATCGGCCGCCGGGCATAGGAGCACGGCCGATGTCTGA
- a CDS encoding D-alanyl-D-alanine carboxypeptidase family protein — MSSKLKRAIVSVVTAFCLTVPAVAKDDVPSLPDANDAPIALLVDGGSGQVLFSRNPDLRFMPASITKVMTVYTAFRLVKQGKLSLAQHFPYTDTAFAEWDRKGSSLFLPRGANPSVDLLLRGITTVSANDGAVVLAEGAGGSVAGWTRMMNANARRLGMRDSHFNTPNGWPDQGGTFVTAHDLVILGRAMVNDYPTLFRRYVGKPGMRAFGIAQDNHDPILGKVEGADGIKTGFTNQAGYGFLGTAERDGRRLMLVVATSDTWRQRNAAARDLMEWGFARFANQNLFPAGKPIAMARVQNGSASELPLIAPRPVRLSVPQGNTGPVKVELLYDGPLEAPIAKGEEVARLKLTAPGLEPSTVPLVAGEAVERAGPLRRIVNGFTAFLR, encoded by the coding sequence GTGAGTTCGAAACTGAAGAGAGCAATCGTCTCGGTCGTAACGGCTTTTTGCCTGACCGTACCTGCGGTCGCCAAGGACGACGTGCCATCGCTTCCCGATGCAAATGATGCCCCGATAGCGCTGCTGGTCGATGGGGGCAGCGGGCAGGTCCTGTTCTCGCGCAACCCCGACTTGCGCTTCATGCCAGCCTCCATCACCAAGGTGATGACGGTCTACACCGCCTTCCGTCTGGTGAAGCAGGGCAAGCTGTCGCTGGCGCAACATTTTCCCTACACCGATACCGCGTTCGCCGAATGGGATCGCAAGGGCTCCAGCCTGTTCCTTCCGCGCGGAGCGAACCCGAGCGTCGATCTGCTGCTGAGGGGCATCACGACCGTTTCGGCCAATGACGGCGCTGTCGTTCTGGCGGAAGGGGCGGGGGGCTCCGTCGCGGGGTGGACCCGGATGATGAATGCGAATGCGCGTCGACTGGGCATGCGCGATAGCCATTTCAACACGCCCAATGGCTGGCCGGACCAAGGCGGGACCTTCGTGACGGCGCACGATCTGGTGATCCTCGGCCGCGCGATGGTGAACGATTATCCGACGCTGTTTCGCCGCTATGTTGGCAAGCCGGGTATGCGGGCCTTCGGCATCGCGCAGGACAATCACGATCCGATCCTGGGCAAGGTCGAGGGCGCGGACGGGATCAAGACCGGCTTCACCAACCAGGCGGGCTATGGCTTCCTGGGCACGGCGGAGCGCGACGGACGCCGCCTGATGCTGGTCGTGGCGACCAGCGACACCTGGCGTCAGCGCAATGCCGCGGCGCGCGATCTGATGGAGTGGGGTTTCGCCCGCTTCGCCAATCAGAACCTGTTCCCGGCGGGCAAGCCGATCGCGATGGCACGGGTCCAGAACGGTTCGGCCAGCGAGCTGCCGCTCATCGCCCCGCGACCGGTGCGGCTCTCCGTACCTCAAGGCAACACCGGACCGGTAAAGGTCGAACTGCTCTACGACGGGCCGCTGGAGGCCCCGATCGCGAAGGGCGAGGAGGTCGCCCGGCTCAAGCTGACGGCACCGGGTCTCGAACCCTCCACCGTTCCACTGGTCGCGGGTGAGGCGGTCGAGCGGGCCGGTCCGCTGCGCCGCATCGTGAACGGCTTTACCGCTTTCCTGCGATGA
- a CDS encoding lytic transglycosylase domain-containing protein encodes MSLSRLIFSALVFALSVPVPAHAQDMPFDAYLQLLIARARGEGVSEATIRRMTEGLTANPRVIELDQDQPGSSRGSGFPALAPYIARHVDNARISRGREVSSQTRSLQQQVEGRYGVPGEILLAIWGHETNYGGYKGDFDLARSLATLAWEGRRRDLFATEFVDVLKIADKGYPRSELVGSWAGAFGNPQFLPSVYLRLATDGDGDGRADIFNNRADTLASVARYFVDAGWRTGQPWGVRAYVPDGFDVSRYATKLDAPVCDRVHGRHSQWKTVREWRDLGVQPQRALGDDVLASLFQPDGAGAPAWLLTSNYRVILEYNCSNYYAMSVGLLADEIAR; translated from the coding sequence ATGTCACTGTCGCGTCTGATCTTTTCCGCCCTTGTCTTCGCCCTGTCGGTTCCGGTGCCGGCACATGCGCAGGACATGCCGTTCGACGCCTATCTCCAGCTGCTGATCGCGAGGGCGCGGGGCGAGGGGGTGAGCGAGGCGACCATTCGCCGAATGACCGAAGGGCTGACCGCGAACCCACGCGTCATCGAGCTCGACCAGGACCAGCCTGGGAGCTCGCGCGGTTCGGGCTTTCCGGCGCTTGCGCCTTATATCGCGCGGCATGTCGACAATGCACGCATCTCGCGCGGGCGCGAGGTGTCGAGCCAGACGCGCAGCCTCCAGCAGCAGGTCGAGGGTCGCTATGGCGTGCCGGGCGAGATACTCCTCGCGATCTGGGGACACGAGACCAATTACGGCGGCTACAAGGGCGATTTCGACCTCGCGCGTTCGCTCGCGACCCTTGCCTGGGAGGGGCGTCGCCGCGACCTGTTCGCGACCGAATTCGTGGATGTGCTGAAGATCGCGGACAAGGGCTATCCGCGCTCCGAGCTCGTCGGCAGCTGGGCCGGGGCGTTCGGCAATCCGCAATTCCTGCCGAGCGTCTATCTGCGCCTCGCGACCGACGGCGATGGCGATGGGCGCGCGGATATTTTCAACAACCGTGCCGACACGCTGGCGTCGGTCGCGCGCTATTTCGTCGATGCGGGCTGGCGGACCGGCCAGCCCTGGGGCGTGCGCGCCTATGTGCCCGACGGTTTCGACGTCTCGCGCTATGCGACGAAGCTCGACGCGCCGGTCTGCGACCGGGTGCACGGGCGGCATAGCCAGTGGAAGACGGTTCGCGAGTGGCGCGATCTCGGCGTGCAACCGCAGCGCGCGCTGGGCGACGACGTCCTCGCCTCGCTGTTCCAGCCCGACGGAGCGGGTGCGCCGGCCTGGCTCTTGACCTCGAATTACCGGGTTATCCTCGAATATAACTGCTCGAATTACTACGCGATGAGTGTGGGATTGCTTGCAGATGAGATTGCCCGATAA
- a CDS encoding peroxiredoxin-like family protein, whose product MLIPGEKTPDIQLPLTIEAQFELSKQSPDAFTMLVFYRGSHCPICENYLEELGGELDRFTRRGLNVFAISMDSKERAMKVDDEWDTGDLPLVYDLSEEDARNWGLYISEKREGSEEPDRFSEPGLFLIRPDGTLYMAQVQSAPFTRPDLDDLLENLDFIAEEDYPPRGTAT is encoded by the coding sequence ATGCTCATCCCCGGCGAGAAGACCCCCGACATCCAGCTGCCGCTTACGATCGAGGCGCAGTTCGAACTCTCGAAACAGTCGCCCGACGCCTTCACCATGCTCGTGTTCTACCGCGGCAGTCACTGCCCGATATGCGAGAACTATCTGGAGGAACTCGGCGGCGAGCTCGACCGGTTCACCAGACGCGGCCTGAACGTTTTCGCCATCTCCATGGATAGCAAGGAACGGGCGATGAAGGTCGACGACGAATGGGACACCGGCGATCTGCCGCTCGTCTACGATCTGAGCGAGGAGGATGCCCGAAACTGGGGCCTCTATATCTCCGAGAAGCGTGAAGGCAGCGAAGAGCCGGATCGGTTTTCCGAACCCGGCCTGTTCCTGATCCGCCCCGATGGCACACTGTACATGGCGCAGGTGCAAAGTGCGCCCTTCACGCGGCCCGACCTCGACGATCTGCTGGAAAACCTCGATTTCATTGCCGAGGAGGACTATCCGCCGCGGGGAACCGCCACCTGA